A region of the Harpia harpyja isolate bHarHar1 chromosome 14, bHarHar1 primary haplotype, whole genome shotgun sequence genome:
AGAATCTGGAGAAAATGTCAGTGAACGAATAGGCATCGCATGACCTGAAATTCAAAGTTATATATGGCTTAGAATGTAGCTATTCCTCTTACTAATGACAGTGCTTAAGAAGCTACACCAGAACAGCATTCCCTGTGAAAAGAAAGCAACCTCTGAAGAGTCTTTCTCTCTATGCCTCTACAGGCTTCTTCTCACAACATAAAATGGAAACTGACAGTAATTCTGAACTTTGAATGTTAAGGCATGTCCACTGCAACACAAAAGTATCttattttttcagctgtggaTCTTTATTAGAAATTAGGTCACATTTTCTAATATTGTTTCGTATTTTTTaagtggttggggtttttaattAACTCTACAACTGGACAGATACTGCATGAACATTAAAAGCCCGTTTATCTGTTAGAAAAATGCACATCTAAAACATAAAATGTTcggttattttttaaaatgggaataaaTTGCTGTAAAACTGATACCatagtgaaaagaaaaatcatacgCATGGCAGCACACATTTGGCTTAGCTTCATTCCCTTGTACTGCACTGCAATACAAGAAGAAACTGCAACTTAAGAATTTAATTAAGCATTACTGACTGTACCTTTTGAGACAGGCATTTATGATGCAAGCCTGAGTTTACAGTTTGCCTCTAATATTTTAAGTGGTTTAAGTAACAGCATACTAAATAACTAAATACTGCCTAATGGACAAAAACATCAACCATTTATGCCATGGCTGTTGTATCTTATTCTGACTTGCGTTACATCCTTTAATTTTGTTGAGGAATGAAGTCACAACTTGGATATTGCAAATACACAAACCATTACCTTCTAGCGTATGCAGAAGTTTTCCAGTTGCAATATCAAAAATATTGATAATGCCATCTATCGCTCCACTGGCTAAGTATTTTCCATCTGGACTctgtaataaaacacaaaaagtaTGCATTTAACAACTGTTTGCATTTATGCTATGTACCTCCCCGACATGCTCTTGGCAACTTTTCACAAATATGATCTATGCAAGATACCTGGGCCCAAAAATCCTGAAGACTTCAGCTAACTTATTCACTATACATGTATAAGCAAGATCAAAGTACATTTTTCATAGATGAAGGGGGGAATGTCATGCAGTTTATATTTGGAACTATCAAAGAATGGCTGTCATTTAGTATTACGTAGAGATAAACTGATAGatggaaacaaaaatatctgaTTTATAACAATTAGAGCAACAGCAATTTCACATAAGAAATTATCAATTCTGCTTCTTACATATGCAATACTAAGGATGAACTTTCCTCTGGTGTCCAGAGAATATTCTTTCTTTCCGGTTTCAACaccaaaaatatttacttttcccACATGACTTCCTGTTGCAAGGTACTGGGAATCAGGTGAAAAAGCCAGGGACCAAGCATCaactgtattaaaaagaaaaaaattagttagcTGAATGCTCTTTCTAGTTCTTATTCAACAATGTCAGTTCTGTATGCATCAGTTTAGACATTTGACCCCCTAACTGCTCTTCTTAATACTACCACTCTTAATACTCTAAACTCTACTACATACTCATAAGAAGAGTGTACAAGCTCACGAAAGGTAACATCCTTCTATGGAAGCACTTAATGGAGCATAGCTTGAGCCATTTATTTCCGTTTAGTGAAAGATTACATTTTCTAGTAAGACCTTGAGCTTGTTAGACCCTCCTGTAACAATAAATTTAGATTTTAAGACTGCATGAGTTAAGTCTAAATTCTTACTTTTCTCTTGGTACCAAAAGATATTAAACCAGTAAAAGAAAGCAGCACTAGTATCTAGCAAAGCaaagaagatgcagaagaaacGCAGATATATGAACATAACATAGATCAACATTCCTtgcaacagaatttaaaaaaacatacctTTTTATAGCAGTACAATGTGTTTATCTGGCACAACATAATTCACAGTTTTTTTCTATAAGCTTAATATTAATTACCTAAAACACTGCAAGATTATTCTTAAATTAGGGAATGCCAGTGGACCAATGAAATATTTAGGATAAGATCTTAGGCCCTGAATTCCAATCTGGAGGATGTAACATTGATTCAGACTTCAGTTTTACTGTGTTTTGACTTGCTCACTCAGGATTGGATGTACTGCATAAACAAACATCACATATACAGCTCAAATTCAGTGCAGTGCAGTACTTACGAAAAAAGTTCAGGCTGTCTTTGTAAATCAATTTGAATAaccatttggattattttttaaaatatcgtTTTATCAATACATCTGTAAGAGCAAGCAGAATGGTTTCCATTCTTAGATGCTTTATGCATCTAGCAAAAAGTGTATCTAAATGTATCTGAGAAAGTGTAAGTCgtgtgaaaaaataaatgtaaagttGTCTGATACTACTTCTATGTTGAGTTCATAAAATCACTAAGatttttgcaaagaaagatttaaaaaaaacccctagtcaTCTCATATACCCTAATTATACACTGTACAGTATTTACTCTCTAGAGTAAGTATACTTCTTACGCAGAGACAGCTTAACACTGATATCTTACCAGGACCAGCATCTATTGACTTGATTTGTTTGCCAGTTTCTAAATCCCAAAGGCGAATATGGGCATCTAGGGAGCTGGATGCTGCAATGGAGCCTGTGTGGCTGATATCCACAGATACCACCCCCAGCTGGTGACCCTCCAAAGTCCACTGTAGATCCAATTTTTCATCATTCCTTTTGttcaagggaaagaaaacccTAGTTATGAATAGCTGGGGGTACTTAACTGATCTCCAACctcagacaaaacaaacaaacaaacaaacaagacaacCCACATTTCTCCATTTTGTTCAACAAAAGGGGAATCTAACTTCACCCATGAAATGTGAAGATAGCTACACACAAATTGCTCTCTGTACTTACGGGAAAGAACCAACAGATCAATCATTTACCGTATTTCTGCAAAGCATGTACTTCACCTTAA
Encoded here:
- the SKIC8 gene encoding SKI8 subunit of superkiller complex protein, giving the protein MTTQYGILFKQEQAHDDAIWSVAWGKNKKDGSETVISGSLDDLVKVWKWNDEKLDLQWTLEGHQLGVVSVDISHTGSIAASSSLDAHIRLWDLETGKQIKSIDAGPVDAWSLAFSPDSQYLATGSHVGKVNIFGVETGKKEYSLDTRGKFILSIAYSPDGKYLASGAIDGIINIFDIATGKLLHTLEGHAMPIRSLTFSPDSQLLVTASDDGYIKIYDVQHANLAGTLSGHGSWVLNVAFCPDDTHFVSSSSDKSVKVWDAGTRTCVHTFLDHQDQVWGVKYNGSGSKIVSVGDDQEIHIYDCPV